A stretch of the Pedobacter sp. MC2016-14 genome encodes the following:
- a CDS encoding asparagine synthetase B: MDETQKNHLKAYGIAYWSIVQKADVSWLLNYEGGSFLIGYNKAVEDECKTRGVSYQLLPDGKVTAILNEIADPGVNMEMVKLEKAPKIAVYSPKSKLPWDDAVTMVLTYAEIPYDVVYDDEVLRDKLMGYDWLHLHHEDFTGQYGRFWSSFKNESWYRNDVKSQEATAARNGFGKVAAMKLAVAKKMRDFCVGGGFMFAMCSATDSFDIALSADGVDICESMFDGDRADPNAQSKLNYNNTMAFKGFTIDQNPYYYGLANIDVKMQRDLTESNDFFTLFDFSAKWDLVPSMLTQNHEKVIKGFMGQTTAFNKAMVKPVITVMGENKGANEVRYLHGEIGKGQFTFYGGHDPEDYKHAVGDPQTDLNLHPNSPGYRLILNNVLFPAAKKKPQKT; encoded by the coding sequence ATGGACGAAACGCAGAAAAACCATCTTAAAGCGTACGGAATTGCCTATTGGAGCATTGTGCAGAAAGCGGATGTAAGCTGGTTACTGAATTACGAGGGTGGCAGTTTTTTGATTGGTTATAATAAGGCTGTAGAAGATGAATGTAAAACAAGAGGTGTTAGCTACCAACTGTTACCGGATGGAAAAGTAACGGCGATACTCAATGAAATAGCCGATCCAGGTGTAAATATGGAAATGGTAAAACTGGAAAAAGCACCTAAAATTGCCGTTTACTCTCCAAAAAGTAAGCTACCCTGGGACGACGCCGTAACCATGGTGCTTACTTATGCAGAAATCCCTTATGATGTGGTGTATGATGACGAAGTTTTAAGGGATAAGCTGATGGGCTACGACTGGCTGCATTTGCACCACGAAGATTTTACCGGACAATACGGTCGTTTTTGGAGTAGCTTTAAAAATGAAAGCTGGTACCGTAACGATGTGAAAAGTCAGGAAGCCACTGCAGCAAGAAATGGATTTGGCAAGGTAGCTGCCATGAAACTGGCAGTGGCCAAAAAGATGCGTGACTTTTGTGTGGGTGGCGGTTTCATGTTTGCCATGTGTTCTGCCACAGATAGTTTTGATATTGCATTGAGTGCGGATGGTGTAGACATTTGCGAAAGCATGTTTGATGGTGACCGGGCAGACCCAAATGCGCAATCTAAACTTAACTACAACAATACAATGGCCTTTAAGGGTTTTACCATAGACCAGAACCCCTATTATTACGGGCTGGCAAACATAGATGTAAAAATGCAGCGTGACTTAACCGAGAGCAATGATTTTTTTACGTTGTTTGACTTTTCTGCGAAATGGGATTTGGTACCCAGCATGCTGACGCAAAACCACGAAAAGGTAATTAAGGGTTTTATGGGCCAAACTACCGCATTTAACAAAGCCATGGTGAAGCCTGTAATTACAGTAATGGGCGAAAATAAAGGGGCCAATGAAGTGCGCTATCTGCATGGAGAAATTGGAAAGGGCCAATTTACCTTTTATGGAGGCCATGACCCTGAGGATTATAAGCACGCCGTGGGCGATCCACAAACGGATTTAAATTTACACCCTAACTCGCCAGGCTACAGACTAATCCTGAACAATGTATTGTTCCCCGCAGCTAAAAAGAAACCACAGAAAACGTAA
- a CDS encoding peptidylprolyl isomerase, with protein MSKAIIKTDKGNMTVEFYEQDAPKAVANFKKLATEGFYDGVTFHRVIPNFMVQGGCPNSKDPKTAHLAGTGGPGYKIDCELTGELQYHDRGVLSMAHAGRNTGGSQFFICHSRANTAHLDRNHTCFGKVVENVDLVDEIKQGDRILGIEVIED; from the coding sequence ATGAGCAAAGCAATAATAAAAACGGATAAAGGTAACATGACTGTTGAGTTTTATGAGCAGGATGCACCTAAAGCTGTGGCTAACTTTAAAAAACTGGCTACAGAAGGATTTTATGACGGAGTAACCTTTCACCGTGTGATCCCTAACTTTATGGTTCAAGGGGGATGTCCTAACTCAAAAGATCCAAAAACAGCACACCTTGCAGGTACAGGCGGCCCTGGTTATAAAATAGATTGCGAACTAACAGGTGAACTTCAATACCACGATCGTGGTGTATTGTCTATGGCACATGCCGGACGTAATACTGGCGGTTCTCAATTCTTCATCTGCCATAGCAGAGCCAATACTGCCCATTTAGATCGTAACCATACTTGTTTTGGTAAAGTGGTAGAGAACGTTGATCTTGTTGATGAGATTAAGCAAGGAGACAGAATTTTAGGTATAGAGGTAATAGAAGATTAA